A genomic window from Micromonospora violae includes:
- a CDS encoding FAD-dependent oxidoreductase: MSLSPSRVFAELNAARPPDRPSPTMGTAVVVGGSVAGLLAARVLSDHADTVVIIDRDDPQVTGARPGVPQGTQLHALLPGGLFQLERLFPGFRDEAVARGAVEAPPAARRNYLDGRLKVVVPDDADSLAGSRPLLEGLIRQQVLRLPNVKTITARATGLVFDGTAVTGVRCDVGGVPGVERADLVVDAMGRSSKLSDWLAQADWDRPVTRRMTVHLNYATALFRRPESTPDATVVLALHTPRMAVDVAGAAFFAIEDGQWMAMMAGYGNDRPGRTAPDFVRRLREQFPPEFGEVADQEMIGDVQTYHHADSRRRDFHALKRFPAGLISVGDAVASFNPVYGQGMTAAALHAACLSTYLRSGPDLRAPARHYLALQKVVVDAAWSISTSADLALPHVDGPYPRGYRLSSWASRQIITATVTDVTTARRFNDVVSMREHPRTLARPGVLLGALRANRRAH, encoded by the coding sequence ATGTCCCTCTCCCCGTCCCGGGTCTTCGCAGAGCTGAACGCGGCTCGACCCCCTGACCGGCCGTCCCCGACGATGGGAACGGCCGTCGTGGTCGGCGGCAGTGTCGCCGGTCTGCTGGCCGCCCGGGTCCTCTCCGACCACGCCGACACCGTCGTCATCATCGACCGGGACGACCCGCAGGTGACCGGCGCGCGGCCCGGCGTACCCCAGGGGACACAGTTGCACGCCCTGCTGCCCGGCGGCCTCTTCCAGCTGGAGCGGTTGTTTCCCGGATTCCGTGACGAGGCAGTGGCGCGCGGAGCGGTCGAGGCACCGCCCGCGGCCCGGCGCAACTACCTCGACGGGCGTCTGAAGGTCGTCGTCCCCGACGACGCCGACAGTCTGGCCGGCAGTCGACCCCTCCTGGAGGGCCTGATCCGCCAGCAGGTGCTTCGACTGCCCAACGTCAAGACGATCACCGCCCGCGCCACCGGCCTCGTGTTCGACGGCACCGCGGTCACCGGCGTCCGCTGTGACGTCGGCGGAGTGCCCGGTGTGGAGCGCGCGGACCTCGTGGTGGACGCCATGGGGCGGTCCAGCAAACTGTCGGACTGGCTGGCGCAGGCTGACTGGGACCGGCCGGTCACCCGGCGGATGACCGTGCATCTCAACTACGCGACCGCCCTGTTCCGCCGCCCGGAGTCCACCCCGGACGCGACGGTCGTGCTGGCGCTGCACACCCCGAGGATGGCGGTGGACGTGGCCGGGGCCGCGTTCTTCGCCATCGAGGACGGCCAGTGGATGGCCATGATGGCCGGTTACGGCAACGACCGTCCGGGGCGCACCGCGCCGGACTTCGTCCGCCGCCTGCGGGAGCAGTTCCCACCGGAGTTCGGCGAGGTCGCCGACCAGGAGATGATTGGCGACGTCCAGACCTACCACCATGCCGACAGCCGGCGACGCGACTTCCACGCGCTCAAGCGGTTCCCCGCCGGCCTGATCAGCGTCGGTGATGCCGTCGCGTCGTTCAACCCGGTCTACGGGCAGGGCATGACGGCGGCGGCCCTGCACGCGGCCTGCCTCTCCACGTACCTCCGCTCCGGCCCCGACCTACGGGCGCCCGCGCGTCACTACCTCGCGCTCCAGAAGGTCGTGGTCGACGCCGCCTGGTCGATCTCGACCTCGGCGGACCTGGCGCTGCCGCACGTCGACGGGCCCTACCCGCGCGGCTACCGGCTCTCCAGCTGGGCCAGCCGGCAGATCATCACCGCGACCGTCACGGACGTGACGACCGCCCGGCGGTTCAACGACGTCGTCTCCATGCGCGAGCACCCGCGCACACTGGCCCGGCCCGGCGTGCTCCTGGGCGCCCTGCGCGCCAACCGGCGCGCCCACTGA
- a CDS encoding siderophore-interacting protein translates to MTETLPIAPWRVFTVTVRAVRRLSPSFTRVTFTGADLDRFADNGYDQRIKLALPLPGQRGVNLPNGADWYATWRALPAHLRNPIRTYTVRAVRPHLAEVDVDLVLHGDSGPATRWARRASAGDELAIVGPDAGYPGEHGGVEFRPSAGGTLLLAGDETAVPAISSICERLPLDARGTVVLEVPDAADVLPLAAPSGVEVRWLSRGADRYGSRLVPAVVAAAGELLTPGAAKAAAPMPDVDVDTEILWEVPEEVAPAPLYAWLAGEAGVIRTLRRHLVAERGLDRRAVAFMGYWRLGHADAD, encoded by the coding sequence ATGACCGAGACCCTGCCCATCGCGCCGTGGCGCGTGTTCACCGTCACCGTGCGCGCGGTACGCCGACTGAGCCCGTCCTTCACCCGGGTGACCTTCACCGGGGCGGATCTGGACCGCTTCGCCGACAACGGTTACGACCAGCGGATCAAGCTGGCGCTACCGCTGCCCGGCCAGCGCGGGGTGAACCTGCCGAACGGGGCGGACTGGTACGCGACCTGGCGGGCCCTGCCGGCGCACCTGCGCAACCCGATCCGGACGTACACGGTGCGGGCGGTCCGTCCCCACCTGGCCGAGGTCGACGTCGACCTGGTGCTGCACGGCGACAGTGGCCCGGCGACGCGCTGGGCTCGGCGGGCCAGCGCGGGCGACGAACTCGCCATCGTCGGGCCGGACGCCGGCTACCCCGGCGAGCACGGCGGGGTCGAGTTTCGACCGTCGGCCGGCGGCACCCTGCTGCTGGCGGGGGACGAGACCGCCGTGCCGGCGATCAGCAGCATCTGCGAGCGACTTCCGCTCGACGCCCGGGGCACTGTCGTGCTGGAGGTGCCCGACGCCGCCGACGTGCTGCCGCTGGCCGCGCCGTCCGGTGTCGAGGTCCGCTGGCTGTCCCGAGGGGCCGACAGGTACGGCAGCCGGCTGGTGCCCGCCGTCGTCGCCGCGGCCGGGGAACTGCTGACCCCCGGCGCGGCGAAGGCCGCTGCGCCCATGCCGGACGTGGACGTGGACACCGAGATCCTCTGGGAGGTGCCCGAGGAGGTGGCCCCGGCGCCGCTGTACGCGTGGCTGGCCGGGGAGGCCGGCGTCATCCGCACCCTGCGCCGGCACCTGGTCGCCGAGCGGGGTCTGGACCGGCGGGCGGTGGCCTTCATGGGCTACTGGCGGCTCGGCCACGCCGACGCCGACTGA
- a CDS encoding heme-degrading domain-containing protein gives MSDARDAWPTLDELLREESELELAGLSETDAYELGMLAVAAASEQRLPVSIGVWRAGRQLFHCGLPGSTADNDAWLRRKGRVVMRFEHSSLYMARLCQDKQVTLAERYGLPAERYAAAGGAVPLRVRGTGVVGWVGVSGLPQLDDHRFVVDILRKLPR, from the coding sequence ATGTCAGACGCACGTGACGCGTGGCCGACGCTGGACGAGTTGCTGCGCGAGGAGAGCGAGCTGGAGCTCGCGGGCCTGTCCGAGACCGACGCGTACGAGCTGGGGATGCTCGCCGTCGCCGCCGCGAGTGAGCAGCGGCTGCCGGTGTCGATCGGGGTGTGGCGGGCGGGGCGCCAGCTGTTCCACTGTGGCCTGCCGGGCTCGACGGCCGACAACGACGCGTGGCTGCGCCGCAAGGGGCGGGTGGTGATGCGCTTCGAGCACTCGTCGCTGTACATGGCCCGGTTGTGCCAGGACAAGCAGGTGACGCTGGCCGAACGGTACGGTCTGCCGGCCGAGCGGTACGCGGCGGCCGGGGGCGCGGTGCCGCTGCGGGTGCGCGGCACCGGCGTGGTGGGCTGGGTCGGTGTCTCGGGGTTGCCGCAGCTGGACGACCACCGTTTCGTGGTCGACATCCTCCGCAAGCTTCCCCGGTAA
- a CDS encoding SDR family NAD(P)-dependent oxidoreductase codes for MTVDSITENGQEGIDRSRLEACLSVFEELEALPSDHPDVVRVQRATARLYKVIKQRRREERRDAILAADRAVTEATATGAPGRIDDETQGIPLASSVAGETAGFLHNPRGCYVCKQRYRQVDAFYHQLCPSCAALNRERRDARTDLTGRRALLTGGRAKIGMYIALRLLRDGAHTTITTRFPHDAVRRFAAMPDSGDWLHRLRVVGIDLRDPAQVIALADSVSSQGPLDILINNAAQTVRRSPGAYAQLIAAEAAALPDGPLPELITFAKPDGQGGPVGTLTGGPQSTALTPHALTALALTSRSASPDRIAASTAIDAGGLVPDLDSVNSWVQRVQEVDPVELLEVQLCNVTAPFVLVSRLRPAMAAAPARRKYVVNVSAMEGQFGRGYKGPGHPHTNMAKAALNMLTRTSAEEMLTDGILMTSVDTGWITDERPHPTKMRLADEGFHAPLDLVDGAARVYDPIVRGEQGEDLYGCFLKDYAPCAW; via the coding sequence ATGACGGTGGACAGCATTACCGAAAACGGTCAAGAGGGTATTGACCGAAGCCGGCTGGAGGCCTGCCTCAGCGTCTTCGAGGAGTTGGAGGCGCTGCCCTCCGACCACCCCGACGTGGTGCGGGTGCAGCGGGCCACCGCCCGGCTCTACAAGGTGATCAAGCAGCGGCGACGGGAGGAGCGGCGAGACGCCATCCTCGCCGCCGACCGGGCGGTGACCGAGGCCACCGCCACCGGCGCTCCCGGTCGCATCGACGACGAGACGCAGGGCATTCCGCTCGCGTCCTCCGTCGCGGGCGAGACGGCGGGCTTCCTGCACAATCCGCGCGGCTGCTACGTCTGCAAGCAGCGCTACCGCCAGGTGGACGCGTTCTACCACCAGCTCTGCCCGTCCTGCGCCGCGCTCAACCGGGAGCGCCGCGACGCGCGTACCGACCTGACCGGCCGGCGGGCGCTGCTCACCGGCGGCCGGGCCAAGATCGGCATGTACATCGCGCTGCGCCTGCTGCGCGACGGCGCGCACACCACGATCACGACGCGGTTCCCGCACGACGCGGTCCGCCGGTTCGCCGCGATGCCCGACAGCGGGGACTGGCTGCACCGGCTGCGCGTCGTCGGGATCGACCTGCGCGACCCCGCCCAGGTGATCGCTCTCGCCGACTCGGTGAGCAGCCAGGGCCCCCTCGACATTCTGATCAACAATGCGGCGCAGACCGTCCGCCGGTCCCCCGGGGCGTACGCGCAGCTCATCGCCGCGGAGGCCGCCGCCCTGCCGGACGGCCCACTACCGGAGCTGATCACGTTCGCCAAGCCGGACGGGCAGGGCGGCCCGGTGGGCACCCTCACCGGTGGGCCACAGTCGACGGCGCTCACCCCGCACGCGCTCACCGCGCTGGCACTGACCAGCCGCTCAGCCTCACCGGACCGGATCGCGGCGTCCACGGCCATCGACGCCGGCGGGCTCGTGCCCGACCTCGACTCGGTCAACAGCTGGGTCCAGCGGGTGCAGGAGGTGGACCCGGTCGAGCTGCTGGAAGTGCAGCTGTGCAACGTCACCGCACCGTTCGTGCTGGTCAGCCGGCTGCGCCCGGCGATGGCCGCCGCGCCGGCCCGCCGCAAGTACGTGGTGAACGTGTCGGCGATGGAGGGCCAGTTCGGTCGCGGTTACAAGGGGCCGGGGCACCCGCACACCAACATGGCCAAGGCGGCGCTGAACATGCTGACCCGCACCAGCGCCGAGGAGATGCTGACCGACGGGATCCTGATGACCAGCGTCGACACCGGCTGGATCACCGACGAGCGTCCGCACCCGACGAAGATGCGGTTGGCCGACGAGGGCTTCCACGCCCCCCTGGACCTGGTCGACGGCGCGGCCCGGGTGTACGACCCGATCGTCCGCGGCGAGCAGGGCGAGGACCTGTACGGCTGTTTCCTGAAGGACTACGCGCCCTGCGCCTGGTGA
- a CDS encoding serine hydrolase domain-containing protein — protein MPVARRTLLGAGLAAATSTLVGCGDTGGSSPGAAGAGDAVTGTDAAGNRVGFGTAGNLRSPSAAPGTPVPPSGAQPAGQARYAADVTALLRRHLPATPQTIQHKGFPGAVALVLVDGKMTVHTAVGEALRYGAGPKLLAANQRVPMRPDSIFDLASVTKVYTAILLLQQADKGRVDLGAPVRDYLPAFTGTGKQQVTVEMLLTHTSGLPVGAKVTGLPDNAARWNAVLTTPLVSGAVPGATFRYSSVGLMVAGKIVEKVTGQRLDQALRTNLTNPLGLRDTGFNPTSWMSTTAKTGRLVATDARSSRGLLRGTVHDDVANHLGGIAGHAGIFASATDLAAIGQLLLNEGAHQGKQLLAAATVRRMLRNHNAGKPAIDPERPNRTSAHGLGVVLNQSWFMGKLASARTFGHTGFAGPSLLVAPDRKLVLALLTNRAHPNWSWSNPDPVRAAVGDLLAAKMATR, from the coding sequence ATGCCCGTTGCGCGTCGTACTCTACTCGGGGCCGGCCTGGCCGCCGCGACCTCCACTCTCGTCGGTTGTGGTGACACCGGCGGGTCGAGCCCCGGTGCGGCCGGTGCCGGAGACGCGGTGACCGGGACGGACGCCGCCGGGAACCGGGTCGGGTTCGGTACGGCGGGAAACCTCAGGTCCCCGTCGGCTGCCCCGGGCACGCCGGTCCCCCCGAGCGGCGCGCAACCGGCCGGCCAGGCCCGCTACGCGGCGGACGTGACCGCCCTGCTGCGGCGTCACCTCCCCGCCACACCGCAGACCATCCAGCACAAGGGCTTCCCCGGTGCGGTCGCCCTGGTGCTGGTGGACGGGAAGATGACGGTCCACACCGCTGTCGGGGAGGCGCTGCGGTACGGGGCGGGCCCGAAGCTGCTCGCGGCGAACCAGCGCGTCCCGATGCGCCCCGACTCCATCTTCGACCTCGCCTCGGTCACCAAGGTGTACACGGCCATCCTGCTGTTGCAGCAGGCCGACAAGGGGCGGGTCGACCTCGGCGCCCCGGTGCGCGACTACCTGCCGGCCTTCACCGGCACGGGCAAGCAGCAGGTCACCGTCGAGATGCTGCTCACCCACACCAGCGGCCTCCCGGTCGGCGCCAAGGTCACCGGATTGCCCGACAACGCGGCCCGGTGGAACGCCGTGCTCACCACGCCGCTGGTCTCCGGCGCCGTGCCCGGGGCCACGTTCCGCTACTCCAGCGTCGGGCTCATGGTCGCCGGGAAGATCGTCGAGAAGGTCACCGGCCAGCGGCTCGACCAGGCCCTGCGGACCAACCTCACCAACCCGCTCGGCCTGCGCGACACCGGCTTCAACCCCACCAGCTGGATGTCCACCACCGCCAAGACCGGCCGCCTGGTCGCCACCGACGCCCGCTCGTCGCGAGGGCTGCTGCGGGGCACCGTCCACGACGACGTCGCCAACCACCTCGGGGGCATCGCTGGTCACGCCGGCATCTTCGCCTCCGCGACGGATCTCGCGGCCATCGGTCAACTGCTCCTCAACGAGGGCGCCCACCAGGGTAAGCAGCTCCTCGCCGCGGCGACGGTGCGCCGGATGCTCCGCAACCACAACGCCGGCAAACCCGCCATCGACCCCGAGCGACCCAACCGGACCTCGGCGCACGGCCTCGGGGTGGTCCTCAACCAGAGCTGGTTCATGGGCAAGCTCGCCTCGGCCCGGACCTTCGGCCACACCGGGTTCGCCGGACCCTCACTCCTGGTCGCGCCCGACCGCAAACTCGTCCTGGCGCTGCTCACCAACCGAGCGCACCCCAACTGGAGTTGGTCGAACCCGGACCCGGTCCGCGCCGCCGTCGGGGACCTCCTGGCCGCGAAGATGGCTACGAGGTGA